The Mastacembelus armatus chromosome 13, fMasArm1.2, whole genome shotgun sequence DNA segment CTATATCTCTGGTAAATGCGTGTGAAACTGTTCAGAGGGCTGCTTGTGCTGTGAGTTCGCATCTGCACGGTTTAACTCACTAAGGAGGGAGCATTGCTGCAGACACTTTATACATATATAGCTGTATAGGCTTTGCAATTGAGGTTTCACTTGTGGCTTTACTTGATTCAAAGCAGCCCTGCATGTAGGTGGTGTTGCACACTTCTGGGGATTTTTTCATTAGACGACTTGACATTTGAACAGTTCTAAGAGTGTTAGCACCTCAGTCAGTGTGCCAGCAGCTGTCTGACACACTGTCTCCAGTTTTCTGCAGATACTCTGCAAGTGAAAGTTTGGAGAAGAGGGGAGAAGGAggggaaaggaaaagagaagaggtgaggagaaggaaggaaaccagagagaaaaaggaaggaaacaagaTGCAGAGAGCAAAGCAGAGGACAAAGTAGGAAGTCAGAGGAGGAGTAAACAGAAGAGATACATTGAGTAGGAAAGAGGtgagaaaacacaagacaaTTTGAGAAGGaggtgaaactaaaaaaaggcaaaaggaaataaaaagaagacaaggaaggagagaaggaaagtgaTGTTCACAACACTGTGGCCTTTCAGCAAAGCTGCCAATAGTTTGAACCAGCACAGAGTGTTCTTTGCTGATCATTTTGTCACACATAACCTAACCTTTTTTATGTCTTAATCAGCCTACACTCAAAACAcattctcttgctctctttctctctcaaacacgcacacacacattaccatACTGCAGCCATGTATTGAGTCATGACATACCCAGTCATATAATTCAGTTTCACATGATGAAATTAATATTACTCtcatttaataaatataatgtgGCATCAGGGATTAGTGCCAGTTGCTAAACATAAACTCTGGCAGCGTGGGGGTGGAGCTAAATCTGTGGTGTCCACTTGGCTCACAACGCTGCGGCTTCACATTCCATGCCTTTTTCTCTGCCTCACGACCGCTGTGTTTCCTGAGAGGCAGGAAGTCAgctctgtttcctgtcagaATCCTCTTTCATGTGGTCACTTCCTCGTGTTTTGCCAGCACTGCTCTGTTCTGTTGATGATAGAGGTGGTCTCCTCGTGGTGAGTTCAGGCAGAGCCGATAAaaaccttttgtttgtttattttttaaatgaactctGGTTACATGAATTAGCTTAGAAACAGTAATGTTTGGTTACTGCCTGATTTCACAAAATTTGTGATAATTACATTCATCAATGGAAACAAAAAGGTTTTCATTCGTGTTTAAACAATATACTACTGCAAGACCTGTTAATGTGTTGTCATTTGAAATGCAGGCTACCGTGTCTTTACACAATCTTTTATTTCCCAAACTTTCTCCGTTGTTTTGTAGCATATTTTTGTGGGAAGAAACAAAACTTTACTTTTGAAATGGGTCAGtattattgttgtattgttttaCAACATGAAGTAGGAATGTCCTCCAACAAAGGTAAACAGAGTTCAGTTCTGTGAAATTGTGGATTTTGTAACCTTGCTGAGGAATGTTGATTGTGATGGCTGCCTGGCTGGGAATCCTGCCTTTACTGTTTCCTAAGAGATACTAACAAGTTGCCTGTGATTACGATTGAACTTTGCACGCAGTGATTAGGTGGAATGTTGATTCCTGTGCTCTGCATCCAGAGATAAATGAGTGTCACATACAGTCGCAGGATCCAGAAGAAATCTTAATTTGTGAACaatcaaatatattaaaaagaaaagtactttaaaatgtagaaaacagtgtgtgtgtgtgttcatgtgcgtGTGTTTATCTCCATCGCGTGTGTTTTCAAACCACGATATCACTGGCTGCAGTGGagtgagaaacaaaatcaaaaccatACTGCACTGCTGTTTGTCGTACTGCCATTCCACTGAAAACATGAGCTGGCactcacacacaacaacacatacACGCGCACAGGGAGAGACGAGGCTTTTCCATTGGCCCCACCAGAGAACCACAGCCACACTCCCCACATGGCACATTGAGTTCTACCAAGTTCTGGTATTTCCCATCAGAACAGTTTTGTAACCATTCACTTGTACTCCTTCTCTGCCATTGAAACTTTTAATCTGGTTTTCAAATGTTCCTGATCATGATGACACTGTACTGACCGTGAAATAAGTGAAAATAGAAGCAAAGCCTCAGAAGTGGAGACTTTAGCTGCAAGTTTCTCCTTCCTGTCATCAAGATGATATAGGGCTGTAACAGGACATCTCGGCGTCTGCTCTCACATTGCAGTCATTCCTTGCTGCAGCACAGCTGAAATTACCAGCATCTTAGCGGTCATGGGAAACAGAGGCTCATGACCAGACCTTGCTCCTCGTCTTCTGTTATACCTACCGCTATGCAGGAGGAGGGGAGCAGAAAAGCATTTGCTAGTCTAACAAGGGAAGGGCTGTAACAACCCTTAGGTCATGCAAACTAGCCTGAGAGTAATGGCGGTAAATTCATTTAATTCTGAGGCAATGTCATTAATTTCTGAAGGGTTGGTGTTCAGGGGGGATAAGGTCCAGTTTTGGGGAGAGTTACATAAAAAAGTGGATCCAAAAGAGGatatattaaagaaaaatgttagGCAGAATGAGAAAGAGGGTGTTGCGGGGGAAATGAAAGGACACAGGATGTGACAGAGCAGACTAGTAAATTGATCAGCTAATGGTCAGAAAATTAGCAGCAGCAATTCCACTAATTGTTTAAAGTGGACCACTGTGAATTTTACCCATGGTGGTCAGTTTAATTGTTATAATGACTCTTACTCAGCCTATGAAATGCCTGTATCTGGGTCTTCTGTGGGTACTGGGGAGAGCTTCTCTGAGTTTGGGAAAATAATAAGTTCCCCTAAAAGGTACTTATGGAAGCGAGATACTAAATGGCTGGAGTAGCCTTTTAATCTTGAAGATTTCATTTCAAGTCTCAAGTTTGTTATTTCTAGCTTTTCAAATGCAAGaatgctgcttttctctgttttatatcactGTAAATTGAATATCTTTAAACTGCTGGGCAAAACAAGCTATTTTAAGAGACCACCTGGATTATGATTTCTTACTATTTTTGGGAATTGTATAGACTAAACTCAGAAGTTAACCAACAATGAAAGCACAGTGGTGTGTGTTAGAGCAGGATGAGATTTAGGAGTGACGAGAAGTCATGGTAGAAATGAAGAGAAGGGGAGGTAGAGCAGAGGGCAGCCAGATGTGAGTAGTGACTCACAGCAGGAACAAGCTTGATGACGTTAGCCACTATGCACGCTaagctctgtgtgtgcgtgtatgagtgtgtgtgtgcgccagGAGTTCCAGCCTTTCTTCCAAAACAGCAAGCTGTACGCATGCACAGTAATGGCTGTCTAAGGCTCATTACTTCATGTTATGGCCCAGACACAAAACGAGCTGGGCCATAGCAGAGCGAGAGTGTAAATTATTCTCTGAGGGTAAATATGTCACTTAAAAGACAGTTTAGACTGAGTTAGAGTTTGAAAATCATAACAGGCTGAAAAACAAGTGCTGAATAACATGAAAGACCCAGTACAGTAGCAGTTCCAGTAAAGCAGGACAGGTGTAGTGGCTCACTTTCTGTGGTTTGCTTAGTTTGCCCAATATTCTCGctcttttgtttgctgtgttttaataatgCCCCACTTGCTTCCTGCACAAAAATTAGTTTTTCCACTGGGGTGTCACCAAGCAACGTTAGAGCGCAGTATTAATGCGTCGGTAAGGAGAAAAGATTAGTCTGTTTCCTCCCTTTGATTCTGTTCTGATTTGGACAAAACATATGGTAGGTGGAACGTGTGTGTTGGTATAATGGTGTTTTACAGTAAGTCGTCTATTTCTGAAATAAAGGCCCACATGTACAGTGTATTTGGAGATGAGAGTGTCTGCATTAAGTCCTCACTCTGTTCAGGGTGTGTTGCTCATGGAGTAAACTTGACACCTATTGTTTATGTCTATTTGTGCACGTGTTTCTTTGATTAGCAAATGACATTAAATTGTTGAGTGACCTAAAAAAAACTCCTTTCTCTCCCATAAGTCAGCTCTTAAGCCgagcatatttttaaaagagaaCCACCTGTAAGGAGGGATTTGCACTTGTATGCCATAGCAGATCTGAGGCGTTTGGGAAAAGGGCAAACAAAATTCTTTCCCTTTTGTCTGTTCCTTACCCAgcttttatctttatcttttttttttttttttttttttactcttcccCAGAACTCCATTAGACACAACCTGTCGCTTCATAGCCGCTTTGTTCGTGTCCAGAATGAGGGGACAGGGAAGAGCTCATGGTGGATGTTAAACCCAGAGGGTGGGAAGAGTGGCAAGTCACCGCGACGCAGAGCAGCCTCTATGGACAACAACAGCAAGTTCACCAAGAGCAGAGGAAGAGCAGCtaagaaaaaagtaaacaaataaagaaTCCATCTGCtcagaaatgtcatttttgaaccatacatttttactttttctcagTGTCTCGTTACTTGTTTCTCAGGTTGCAATATAACAGTCTTGTGAACAGCAGTCACAAAACATGCGTGCGTTAATTGCATATCAAAAAATAATTGTGTTAATAAGAATTTGCATAAACTTTATATCACGTTAACTTTGACAGCACTAGTTCTTATATAAAAgcaaatcattttaatattattttgctAAATGTTGTACATTTTCACATATTCAATGATTTGCCATTCTCAAGATCAAATTCTAAATATGGCATCTATTTTGGAATTTCACTTTGTTAGATACCTAgccctgtgttttgtttccagtgGTTTTTGCTCTAAGCATGTTATACTTACTGTCTCTGGCACAAAAGCTATGTCTGTTCATTGATTCACAGTCTCCCTGTCTCCCCACAGCTGTCCCTCCAGGGCGGCCCTGACGGAGGCGCAGACAGCCCAGGCTCCTATTCTAAGTGGCCTGGCAGCCCCAACTCCCACAGTAATGAGGACTTAGATGCATGGAGTAGCTTCAGACCTCGTACCAGCTCCAATGCTAGCACTCTGAGTGGCCGCCTCTCACCTTTCATGCCTGAGGATGATCTTGGCGAGGCCGACGTACATATGGGCTATCCAGGAGCCTCTGGGGCAAAAATGACAGCCACTCTGCCCAGCCTTACAGAGATGACTAGCTCTCTGGGACACAGTTCTGAGAATGTCATGGAGAACCTTCTGGACAACCTGAACTTGCTCTCACCTAATAACTCTCAGGTTGCAGGAGGGGCAACGACCCCTGGCTCCTCTCAGTCCTCCCCCTCTCCTATGATGCAGCCAAGCCCAGGGTACCCTGCTTACAGCTCCCCCAGCATGGCATCACAGCCTCAGCAGGAGTACCGCAAGTGTGTGTATGGCCAAGCAGGAATGAACACCCTTTCGTCCATGCCACTTCAGACACTGCCAGAGAGCAAGCCCAGCTTTGGGCCCAGTATGAACCAGTACAACTGCCCTGCAGGGCTTCTGAAGGAATTGCTGACATCAGATACAGACCAGCATGTAGAGCTCATGCCCTCAGTGGACACCGTTGTGTCTCAGTCCAGTGGAGGCTGCATGCTGCCACCgtacagcagcagccagcatGTAGCTAAACTCATGGGAGGAGGGAACAGTCACCCGCACGGTCTCTCGCACACTCACCCCCACAATGTGCACAGCCAAGCCCCAGCCTCGTCACCAGCTATGAATGGCCGCTTGCTCATGTCTCTAAGCCACAGTGGGGGCACACGTTTGCCTACAGCCAAAAGTCCAATGCAGATGCCTTATGGCATCTCTAGTCACCTCAGTGGGGGAGGCATGCCAGGTGGCTTCTGCCCTCTCAACACCAATGGATATGGTCGGCCGGGCCTGCCACCACCCTTGCACCCAGAGAAGCTACCAAGCGACCTGGATGACATGTCAATTGAGAAGTTTGAGTTTGACATGGAGACGGTCCTCCATGACACTCTGATGGATGGGGACTCACTGGATTTCAACTTTGAGCCAATGGTGACCCAACAAGGTTTCCCCCACGGAGTGAAGACCACCACACACAGCTGGGTGTCAGGGTAGAAACTGTAGTGTGATCATCTGACTTGTTGCTGTTTGGTAAAGAACACAATCAATATGAGAGAAAAACGTCTTAGGATATTCAGTCTTAATCCTAATACCACCTGCAGTTTCTGTACCATCAACAGTTCTGTTTCAAGAATATTATTTGGATCACTTCACCAAACTAAGACTGGTTGTTATCACATCAACCATTGACGCCCCAGACTTGGTGATGATATCtgaattatttttgaaatataacAAATTCTGGACAAACTAAGTGCCAAACATTTTGCCTTAATATAGGAGCTAAACTGGCTCAGCACCTCTCTGGTTTACTCACATTGTTACAGATGCTATACCGTGGCTTTGTTTGCAATTTTTGCAAGTGACACTGCCAGCTACATCtcattatcagcagcagcagtacgATCTGTAAAAGTTCACAAACTCATATCTCACTGTTTACTGTTTCCACAGTCAATTTTTTCTATGTACAGTGTAATGATAATTCATTACCACTACAGATGAATTATGAAGGTGATCTGGCTCATGGGTTTGTGGAATTAAATGATGTAAGCGCAAGacttgatgtttattttaactCATCTTGTTTTTGCCTAAATGTACATAATGTCGTCTTATGGTCTGTACAATCAGGTCTCgttgtgtattttctgtaaatagtgtttacaaaacaagcaaaaatcaAGGCAGCAGAAATGAGTTCACAGAGAAAACTGGATGAGATTCTTTTATAAGCACATGTCAAGTGGACAGATCTGTGCTCGAGAATCTATTTTAATCGGGCTGTAAAATGGTAATACACTTTCTCATTTCATGTACATACATTaagaatgtattttaaaattatgtagTAGATGTTTACTAGAATTACTATATATTTGAAATCTAAATTATTTGTGGTTAATATAGATTTATGCTGGTGCATTACCTGCACTCAGACATCAGAATTGCTCTCAATCATTCGTCACTCTGATGTTTGTGGCAATAATACCACAGGGGCCTATTTATTGTGCCTAACAAAGTAGATATTGACTGCAAGCTTGAAGGGTTTAATATTGTAAATGTCTATGGTCCAGAAGATACTCAAATCCAGCAGTCTTGAAGAAAAGTACAGTGAattctttattttcagttttctgctttCACCAGAAGAAAAGAGTGACTGTACATTGTTATCGTTAGGGTTTCCTGAAAACTTTGTGGCGCTGTGAATGTTAGAAGGTCAAGGTAGGTTGGTAGATAACGAATATTGTCAGTGCTACTGTTGTTATCACAGCAGACTGAGTCTAAGAACTGCCAGAGATTGTTGTTTAAGACACTGTGAGTAACCAGCCTGTTCCCcgttcagttttattttttctttagtaTGATTGATGTTAAATTAGTACAGTATCATTCCCTTTTGTCCAGAAGAGCCCTCTGAAGCTGCCAATAGGATTAGCTTTTCTGCATTTAATAAGACTCTCTAGCCCTACTGCCTCGACCTATCTGtctgtttaaacattttatatgaTGTAAATTTAACACATGAATTGATAGCTCCAATCATCTTTTTCATAACAaatccatttaattttttttaagtttcccTAGAAAGCACTACTAAGTGTTACCTATCATATCTAGCttgtatatttgcattttatcaCTTGCTTTTGCCACTGCTTGCTATAATAACAATgagtttgtcagtctgtcagtgacGCGCTATGCAGAGTCACTTTGTGAAGGTGTTTGTAAACTTTGACTGCTTCTCAAGAAGTCGGCTGGTTTGGTGGCTGAAAGTCCAAGTGGCTTCAAGATAACTAACTACATCTGAAAACTGCCTATTGGACATTAATCTTCACTGATTTATCCAGAAACCACATTTATCAGTGGGGGTCCGATCGTGTGTTTTCCAAGCTGTTTCATTAGTTTAGGTGTTAGGTTGAAATGAACACCTACATACTCTGGACCAGTAGTAGCACATGATCTGACACTGCTGATATTGATTTAAATAAAGCCAGGATGCAGGGCAGGTAGGAAGAGTGAAAGGAAACTTAACATTTCAAAAGGCTCTGCAGAGAAGCCGttaaaaagctgctgtttgGCTTTGGTGCCAGGTGTTGCCTTTTATTACCCAAACATGCCATAGTGTACTATAGCCAAATTTGCCTTTGAAGTAAGTGATATATTTACCATTTTTATCATGTGACAAGTTcagaattatatatatatttgtgccGGTCACTCAAGTCAGAATAAACTGTAATGAATCCATGTAGTCAGTGTCACAGGGTTCACTGTAAAAGATAGAGAGCTGTACTAAGTAAATTATATCTCTACAATTTTAAATGATTGAATCTATGCATTGTATTTCTTAATTATATGTTGCTATTgttatattttccttttcttttgaaCTTATGACAGAGATATTTTATTGTAACATAGCGCTGTGAGATAATATGGTGTTGTCAAAACTCTTTCAGATAGTTATATGGGGAAAAAATGAAGTTTATTTAGAAAATAGATCATGCAGTGATTGATATGCTAAGCTTTTGTAAACTGACAATGTTGTATTTCTTGTATTTAGCAACAGTTTTTAGAAAATAGCACCAAAAAGTAAATTACTGAAAAAATTATAAAGatatattgcatttttaaagtgaaaaacaatatttagtCTGTTAGAGAAATCCTGCTCAGAGTGCAGATTCTGGACcaatttttgtaattttatgagTAAAAAATATTGCACTTTTACTTACATTTTATAACAAAATGCTCCTCATAACAAGAGGAAGAGTAcccattaaatattttaaaataaaatctgttacATTTAACTTATACTGGCATACAGGAAAAAAATTGGAATTGTGCTGTGATTTGCAATCAATAAGAATATGTAACTTGTTCAATATTAATGTTTTAAGACCTGAATAAATGTACTTCTGTGTTAAAGATGTGCCAAATTTGTCATTCAGTGATAGTGTATGAATAAGTTATCAGCAATAATCTGGTACAAGCCAGTGTCGGAGATGGAGCTGTGGATGTAATCTGTCAGTATTTGCTGAAGACTGAGGTGAGATTGCCATCTCATCTCTGAAAGCTAATATTGGGATCTTTAAGCTTGACCTTTAGCTATACTGTAACCACGGATTAGTAAGTGGGGAAACAATCACATACCTCAATCCGGGCAGAATCGCATAATGGTCAAGTTTTTTTTCATGGCCTTTTTTCCTATGTAGGTTcccagaaaataaacacaaggcGTGGTCAGTAGCACTGAGGAGAAAGGACGGTGGGCCATGTGACTGCTCAGGTGTTTCCATCTTCTAGTTCAGGTTAAACAATGGTGATGACAAGATCTAGAAATCATGTCATACAtataatattaacaaaaaattTGTCTGTAAACATACATGACATATAAGCTATTTGTGTACCTGAGACACTGATCTATTTCAAGATTGCAAATGACTTCTGCAGGGCAGATGTGGTGGCAATGATGTCAGTGTCCTCATGCTGTAATGAATAGTCTGGAAGAGCAAACCCACCAAATGACTGAACAGATCCATTACAGCCACAAACAAGTGGAGTGCTGATAACACAGAGGTCctcaaatgttttgaatgcaGTCTATACAAACAAAGAGAGTACACAATGGATATATTAATTTCAGACATCACTACTCCAGGCAAAAGACACCCAAGACATGAACCATGCAAATGTGAAACTTGCAGCAGATCCAGCTGCGGTTATGTTCATACAAGCAACTGCCTTATCATGCTGCAACTGCAGACAGAATTCATCCCATCACGTCTTTGCCTGTATGTTAATAACAGACCATGATGTTAGCTTGAAGAGGGGTCCTCGTTTTTTTCCTTATAGTCTGATTTTGCCCTGATCACTGCTTATTGCCAACCTTATAATGAAAACCACAGCATGATGtacaacacacaccaacagcagcaacagtgcaacacaaacagaagcatGTGCAAACTATTGCAGAACATTTTTGTTCAGCTCCAGTTTACTTATAATACAAAACTTAAGGGCACAACAATTCGATGTTTGCAGAACCTCACAAAATTTCATGTCCTCATCAGATTCCGACAATTTGGCAACAGTACTGTAATAAGCCACATGGTAATTAGCTAATAAGCTTGCAGTATTTTGGCACTACTAGAATAAATAATGTTACAATAGCCCATTCAGACTAAAAAAAGAAGTTGActactgctttttatttttattagccACAGATTAATTGAAGATTCCTGtctcaattcagttcaattcaatttatttgtgtagTGCCAAATttcaatacaatcatctcaaacccaacaaatcccttatgagcatcacttggtgacagtggagaagaaaaatccctttaacagaagaaacctccagcagaactgggctcagtttgagcagccatctgccttgactggtcggggtgagtggatagaggagaggaaaaaaaacaacaaataaacaatgtgcaggaccagggatacctgtagaaggtacagaaagagagagagaggacacagagagagagagagagagcacaaactgtgagagagagaagacaaagttagaggagaggagaggagtttcAAGTATAGTCTTAAAAGAGAGattgggagctggttccacaggagaggagcttggtagctaaaggttctgcctcccattctacttttgaaAACTAGCAGACTAgtaaacctgcactctgagagaaaagtgctctattggattttaaattctattctgtattttacagggagccaatgaagagaagctaatataggagaaatatgatctctcttgctagttcctgtcaggactctggctgcagcattctggattaactggaggctttttatggagatactgggacatccagatagtaatgagttacactAATGCATGATCAaccttgaagtaacaaatgcatggactagtttttctgcatcattttgagacaggatgttcctaattttggcaatgttgcacaagtgaaagaaggcagttctagagatttgttttatgtgtgtgttaaaggacatgtcctggtcaaaaataactccaaggtttttcacagtattgctggaggccaaagctaTGCTAtctatattcaattcaattcaattcaattcaattcaattcaatttatttgtatagcgtcaaatcacaatataaatcatctcaaggcactttacaagaacaaaaaaaccctacaaattccttatgagcagcacttggcgacaatggagaggaaaaactcccaaaaagaagaacaacaacCCTATAGAAGCTATACTGTTAGATAAACTATCTTAATCTAGCAATGACTACAgttgcaattaaaaaaaagatcaaatcagCAGCTAGGTGACAAACCACTGGAAGTGGTCAGCTGTCAAACCTTAGTCCAAAAAATGAAAGCATACTGCTtgcagaataaaatatttccaGCTTTCATCTCTCATTCAGTGTCCATAtttacaaactggaaaacacacataaagGAACCCAGAACAGCAGATTTAGGTCATGTGCAGAAGCTTGTTTTATAAAAGACTGAAAATTGTCTTCTCAAGTGCTGCAGTCCCACTTCTGGCGTCTCATTTCTTCCCTATAATGATTCCTCTTAGCTTTTCCTTGTAGCCACATTCCACACCATGCACCCCCTACCACTGAACCCAGTCACCCCAGACAGTGAACTGCATAGCCTTTCTGGCCCCACtgtctttgactttgacttttaaGTAAATGATAACCTTTTTAACTAGACAGGCCACTGGAGACTAGGGTCATAAAACGCTCTGTGTTCTTAAGAAGTTGCAGTCAAGTCATTTCAGTGCTCaaatctttttcttattttacctttttctctccttttactCATTCCCCATAGGCTGAATTTCACACTGAGGAAAATTTCTGTGAAATGAGTTAGCAGCACACACTGTAGTTAAAATGAGTCCCAACCGAAAACCTTGATAGCCCCACATAATCCACATGTATAACAATTTGGCCAGTAGCATGTTAAGCAGTGCTGTAGGATGCCTCTGCTTAGTGCAAGAAGTGGCACACCATACATTTCCACTACCCCTGTGTCCAAAGGAAAATTTCATGTTTGCATTTCTTTAAAGTGCATAGCAATGTGGGCCAAGGCTTTGGTGTCAGAGTAGGAGGGGGCAGAGAGGAGCTTGTGAGCACATAGCTAAGGAATGTGGGTGTGGACTCCTGCCAAAGGCATATGCGATCCTTATGTTCCCCTGGGTGCGAGAAGGCAAGCTGCGGTTAAACAGTTGGGGCCATGTCAGGACACAGATTCTGTGTGAGGACGGAGTAATATGCCATGGAGTCACACTCTttgctgcatttgtgttttcacattaatTCCGCTATTTTAAATTGAAGACAAGCAgttacagaaaagaaaaaaaggtcatctttatttaaaaaacgCAAAAACTCCCAAAATCAATATTCTTGACattctgcaaacacaaaactcTCAGTATTAGAAAACTGTGGCCAGTAGTCAAATCTTTCTGGTCATTATTAATGTACAGTACTTGTATGAGCTTTCACACTGCAATGACATTCTTAGTAAAAACAAGTATAAATGATTTAAAGCGATACACAGCTATATCCATAGTGGTTTGTGGGCAATAAGATTTAAAAGTATATAAACGTGATGGATATTATTTGCTGACTAAAACAATGAGGACACAATATGAAGAGTATTAACTGACCACAAAAACAAGGGATCTGCGAAGAGACAAGCTTGTTGCAaatcttttctggaaaaatataaaatcattataTTGGCTCCAAATGCTCAACAAAAAAAGACTGAAC contains these protein-coding regions:
- the foxo1a gene encoding forkhead box protein O1-A — translated: MAEAAQQPHLVEIDPDFEPLSRPRSCTWPLHRPEIINPGDSNTSSPVPSVKQEPAGNTEFINNLSLLEESEDFTDQKPVILCPDFQCQENCIHQQPAQQQQQQHQQQHQQHQQQHSNPQLPQQQVPLLSNPVGSAAAAAAAAAAQRKSSSSRRNAWGNMSYADLITKAIESSPENRLTLSQIYDWMVKSVPYFKDKGDSNSSAGWKNSIRHNLSLHSRFVRVQNEGTGKSSWWMLNPEGGKSGKSPRRRAASMDNNSKFTKSRGRAAKKKLSLQGGPDGGADSPGSYSKWPGSPNSHSNEDLDAWSSFRPRTSSNASTLSGRLSPFMPEDDLGEADVHMGYPGASGAKMTATLPSLTEMTSSLGHSSENVMENLLDNLNLLSPNNSQVAGGATTPGSSQSSPSPMMQPSPGYPAYSSPSMASQPQQEYRKCVYGQAGMNTLSSMPLQTLPESKPSFGPSMNQYNCPAGLLKELLTSDTDQHVELMPSVDTVVSQSSGGCMLPPYSSSQHVAKLMGGGNSHPHGLSHTHPHNVHSQAPASSPAMNGRLLMSLSHSGGTRLPTAKSPMQMPYGISSHLSGGGMPGGFCPLNTNGYGRPGLPPPLHPEKLPSDLDDMSIEKFEFDMETVLHDTLMDGDSLDFNFEPMVTQQGFPHGVKTTTHSWVSG